GTTCAGAGTATAGAGATTCTAACCCCTCTTGATTAAAAGCCGCCCCTAGAGGTGGGGGTTTTAAACTCGAAAATTACAAGTTACAAATTATATTTGACTGAAGCAAGCATGACTTATATCAAGAATACCTTTCAAGAATTCGTATCTACCTTAGAGGGGTTTAACGAGTTACCATCTGAGGTGATTGCTAATTTATCAAACCAACTACAAGCTTGGCGCTATCGTATAGGTCAGAAGATTATTGGTAAAGAAGCAATCCCCGAACGAGTCACAATTCTTTTTGAGGGTCAAGTACGGCTGTTGGGATTCGATCCCCAAACGCAAATCCCGACTACCTTAATGTTGCTGCAACCAGGGGCAATTATCGGCGAAATAAGTTTATTGCGTGGTGTTGCTTGCGAAACAGCGATCGCTTCTAACGAAGTGGTATGTCTAACCTTGAGTACAGCTGAATATTTACGTCTTTTTTCTTCTTACCCAGCATTTGCCAATACTCGACAAAATATCACTCATGTGGTAGAAGTCTTCGACATCCTGGGTTTACAGCTGCAAAAACAAGCTAACGCCGCTACTAATCTCCAAGAACTGACACAAAAAGCTTTACCTGGTGCAAAGGTACATTACCTAAATCCCGGAAAAACTCAATTTACCCAACTAAATAGTGACAGCATTTGGTTTGTCAGTGGCGGTGGTACGGTAACGGATTTTCCCCCAGGTTCTTGCTTAGAGTTGAGTGATGGCAAAAATGTAATTGAGGTTAAAGGCACAAATCCGGCTCGTTTAATTGGTTTACTTCCTTCAGATTTATTATCCATAGATAATAGTCATCAGTTGCAACCGGTAGAAGTAATTGTCAACGACGCTCAACCAACTGTTATAGATGAAGTAGAAATTCCCTATGCATCTGATGAAGAAGTTGTGCAATCAACATATTCATCACAAGGTAGACAAAAACACCAAAATTATCCATTTTTCCGGGGGAAAGGCGAATTAAATACCACTTTTGCCTGTTTCCAAATGGTAGCGAAGCACTTACAAATGCCGTTTCGTCGGGAAGTGGTGCGTCGCATCTTAAATGAACAACTCAAACGCCAAGGTAATGTATCGTTCCAAGCTTGTGCTTACCTAGCAGAATTAATCGGACTGAAGGCGCAGTTAATAGATTTACCACAAGCTGCAATCACACGCATTCCCACACCGGCACTAATTCGCTATGGTGACAGTTTTGCTGTTTTATATGCAGTGGATGCCAATAAAGTTGTTGTGGCTGTACCATCCCAAGGAATTGTCCGTTGCAAACCTGCTCAACTACTTGAACAATTGGATGCTGATGAAGTTAATTTTCCGCCTCAAGTCCGGGTATTACTGCTAGCAGCTACCAAGCAAACACCCCAAGAACGCTTCGGTTTGCGGTGGTTTCTCCCCTATTTGTCAAGCCATCGCCGAGTTCTGATAGAAGTCTTTATTGCTTCTTTCTTTGTGCAGTTGGCAGCCCTAGCCAACCCTTTGGTGATTCAATTAATTATCGATAAAGTTATCGTTCAAAATAGTATCAATACCCTGAATGTTTTGGGAATATTACTATTAGTAGTAGGCATCTTTGAAGCAATCCTCACTACATTACGAACTTACTTATTTGTCGATACTACCAACCGTATTGATATGGGTTTGGGGTCGCAAATTATCGACCACATGCTACGGCTACCGCTACGCTATTTTGAACGCCGACCTGTAGGGGAACTAGCCACTCGCATCAACGAATTAGAAAATATCCGTCAGTTTCTCACTGGGACAGCACTAACAGTAGTGTTGGATGCGCTGTTTTCCGTGGTGTATATTATCGTGATGGTGTTTTACAGTTGGCAACTCACCCTAGTAGGTTTAGGAACCATCCCAATTTTTATCATTATTACTTTAATTGCTTCTCCTACTGTTAGCAGACAGTTACGTAGTAAAGCCGAACGCAACTCCGAAACTCAATCTTATTTAGTTGAGGTGATGTCAGGAATTCAAACCGTAAAAGCGCAAAACATCGAATTGCGATCGCGCTTTTCTTGGCAAGAGCGTTATGCACGGTATGTAGCTGCTGGCTTTAAAACTGTTGTGACTTCTACCCTCGCCAATTCTACAAGTAGCTTTCTCAACAAACTCAGCAGTTTATTAGTTTTGTGGGTAGGCGCTTATTTAGTACTCCAAGGCGAATTAACTTTAGGGGAATTAATCGCTTTTAGAATTATCTCAGGTTACGTCACCAGTCCCATATTGCGCTTAGCTCAACTTTGGCAAAGCTTTCAAGAAACAGCTTTGTCTCTAGAGCGTTTAAGTGATATTGTCGATACACCACAAGAAGGTGAAGTAGACCGCAGCAATATTCCTTTACCTGCTATTGTCGGTGCAGTGAAATATGAAAATGTTTCGTTCCGGTTTGCAGCTAGTGGCCCCATGCAACTTAGCAATGTGAGTATTGATTTTGCTGCGGGGAATTTTATCGGCATTGTCGGACAAAGTGGTTCGGGTAAAAGTACGATGATGAAATTACTGCTGAGGCTATACGATGTAGAGTCTGGCAGGATTTTAATTGATGGTTACGATATTTCTAAAGTGGAACTTTATTCACTGCGGCGACAAGTTGGTGTAGTTCCCCAAGAGCCGTTGTTGTTTGATGGTACAGTTCAAGAAAATATTGGCTTGACGAATCCTGAAGCCACAACAGAAGAAATTATCGAAGCGGCTCGCGTTGCAGCTGCCCACGAGTTTATCATGAGCTTGCCCAACGGTTATAATACACGGGTAGGAGAACGTGGTGCTGGACTTTCCGGTGGACAAAGACAGAGAATTGCGATCGCTCGTTCTGTTTTACAACGACCAAAACTGTTAGTTTTAGACGAAGCAACCAGCGCTTTGGACTATCCCACAGAAAGACAAGTTTGCCTGAATTTAGCTAGAGCATTTCAAGGAGACACAGTATTTTTTATTACCCACCGTCTCAACACAGTCAGCCATGCTGATGTTATCGTTGTCATGGATGGTGGAAGAATTATAGAACAAGGAAGCCATCAAGAACTAATGGCTGCAAAAGGTCATTATTATTACCTATATCAGCAACAAGAAGTAAATTTGTAGGTAGTTTGATGACTGATGACTGATGACTGATGACTGATGACTGATGACTGCTGACTGATGACTATTGACTATTGACTATTGACTGATGACTATTGACTGATGACTGCTGACTATTGACTATTGACTATTGACTATTGACTATTGACTGACAACTAACTAATCCCACATGCAAAAGATGAAATCGCTATGACTCAAGTTAATGGTAATCGTCTGAATGACGATAATGGCAACGGCAAGCGCATAAAAACAGAATCTTCGCTAGTTCCATCTAAAAATCAGCCAGCTAACAAAGCTTTAGTTAACCCAAACGATAGTATTTTTGAGCAATCTGTTGTACTACGCCAATCTCCAATTTGGTCACGCACAATTATGATGACTCTGATAGGGTTAGCCTGTGCTGGAATTACTTGGGCTTGTTTGGCCAAAATTGAGCAAGTAGTGCCTGCTACTGGTCAATTAAAGCCTGAAGGAACAGTTAAAGATGTTCAAGCTCCTGTTAGTGGAGTAGTCAAAGAAATTTATGTCAAAGATGGACAAAGTGTCAAACAAGGTGATCTACTGTTAACTTTTGAAAGTGTTGCCACTGTTGCACAATTAAATTCATTAAAGAAGATTCGTGCTGCCTTAATTCAAGAAAACCAGCTTTATCGCCGTCTGATGGGAGCTAGTTCTGCCATTGCATCAGAAGCTGAATTTTTACGCAATAAATTACCAAGTGATGCCGCTTTTTTATTGAAAAGTAGGGCAGCATTAGTTGCAGAAAATGAATTACTGCGTACTGAATTGAAAAACTCCACTACAGGTGCAGGGCTAGGAGTTGATGAACAACAACGTCTACAAGTTTCTCAAGCAGAATTAAATTCTCGCGCTGCTGCGGCGCAGTTGGAAGTAGAAAAAATTAAAAAACAGTTTGCTCAAACTGAATATAAACTGGCAGATACTAAATCTGGTTTGGCTCTTCAGCAGAAGATTTTAGATAGACTGAAAATTCTATCACAAGAGGGTGGCATATCTCAGCTTCAGTATCTTAACCAACAACAACAAGTACAAACCCTATCCGCAGAAGTAGCACAATTAATTGAAGAAAAGAAACGCCTCCAGTTTGATATTGAAAAAGGACGGCAGGAGTTAAACAATACTGTGGCTGTTTCTGGTAAAAACATTTTAGAAAAGATAGGCGATAATAAAAAACGCATTGCAGAAATCGATAGCCAATTTATGAAAATTGTGCTAGATAATGAACAAAATTTGGCAGATGTCAATAGCAAAATTTCTCAAGCTGAATTAAATTTCAAATATCAAGTAATTTATGCTCCTGTATCAGGAACAATTTTTGATTCGCAAGCCAAAAATCCAGGCTTCGTAGTCAATTCATCTGAAAAACTGATGCAAATCGTACCTAATGATAAATATATAGGTGAGGTTTTTATCACTAACAAAGACATTGGTTTTGTACGTAAAGGTATGAAGGTTGATGTGAGAATTTCCACCTTTCCCTTTAGTGAGTTTGGCGATATCAAAGGAGAAGTTCTTGGGATAGCATCAGATGCATTACCACCAGACCAAACACACAATTTCTATCGATTTCCAGCTAAAATTAGTTTAGACAAGCAGTTTCTTGATGTTAAAGGTAAAACAATAACCTTGCAGTCAGGAATGGAGATTAGTGCCAATATTAAAGTACGTGAAGAACGGACTGTTATGAGTCTGTTTACCGAACTGTTTACCAAGCAAGTTGAGAGTCTTAAAGAAGTGCGTTAATAGTTGTGAGTTGTCAGAAGTAGGTTGGGTTTCCTTACGTCAACCCAACTTTTACGAGGCTTTGTTGGGTTGCGCTATGCTTAACCCAACCTACTTTTTTAGTTTGAAAACAGACCCTAAACAATTTAGTCCCCTCCCCTTATAAAGACTACGGTGTACACATAAATGATCTAATCACCCCAAATCTTGTTTTGTAGGGTGTGTTACGCCGCAGGCTAACGCACCGCCAAAGATTTGTGGTGCGTTACGCAAGCGCGATAACGCACCCTACCAGACTCAAAGCTTTTGTGGTAATGGTTTTTTTGACTTGTGTGTACACCGTAGCCTTATAAAGGGGAGGGTTAGGGTGGGGTAAACCAATATTTACAGCACTTCCCAGTGTCATGAGGTACAAGAACCCCACCCCCAACCCCCTCCCCGCAAGCGATGAGGGGGCTATGATGTACCTTATAACAAAGGAATCCGCTGTAATACACTACTACAGACTTTTCAAACAACCTCTCATATGATGTCCGGCAAATTGCCCATAATAAAAACACCCCACCCCCAACCCCTCCCCTTAGTAAGGGGAACTCGGGGCCCCCACGACCGCAGGGAGTGGGGATTAGGGGCAAGGGAGACAAAGCATCGCTTTGGCGGGGTGGGGTAAGCGCGGATATTAAGGGTAATTGAGCGGACATCATATCATAGACATTTGTATAGCGAAAGTCATTAAGTTGACTTTCGCTATGCAGGTACTATGGGAAGGCTAATGTATACACCGTTAGGAGCAAGCTAAACAACAAAGTTACTAGTCCCCAGTGTGCCTGTTAATCCAGTTAGCTCAATGATGGCATCGGTTTGGGCATTAAACCCTGCTGTAGCATCATTGATAGCTACAAAGGTACGGCTACCAAAGGAGAATTGAGCAGCAGAGTTAGCTCCAAAATTAGCAGTGGTTAATTTGGATGCAATGCTAGTTGTATCAAGTGTTGCCACAGCTCCCCTATCAGAGAATCCAGTGCGTGCAGTGGAAACAAGGAATAGATCATTACCAACGTTAGCATTGAAATCAGTAATCACATCAAAGTTACTGAGAAGAGAATCACCTAAGTTGCGGTAGTCAAAACGGTCTGCTCCCATTCCCCCAGTTAGAATATCTTTTCCTAGACTACCATTGAGGGTATCATTTCCTGCACCACCATTCAGGGTATCATTAAAGTCTGCTTCATAGTTTATTTCAACAATGCCTCTACTAGTAAAGCTACCGGGCATATCATTCCATTTTCCACCAGAGTACATTTCTACATAATCCTCGTCCCCGACATTATTTGGTTCACCCGGAGACCAGTTATTGTAAGTAAAAGGTGTAAAAGGTTCACCACTCACCCACTTGAATGTTCCTTCTGTCTGCTTATCTGTCAACCCAATCCACAATCTTTCAGTATTACCGAAGGTCGTGACTAACCAATCTTGCTCGGCTTGATCGTTGATAGTGACCAGATTTCCCCCTAAACTCTGGGCTTGAGCTTGGGCTTGTTCCCATGTTCCAACACTTGTTAATAAATATGTTTTGCCGTTGTACTTAAACGAGGTCGAACCGACATTGTCCACAACATCGCCATACAGTCTATCGTCACCATCGCCACCGTTGAGGGCATCACTTCCTGCACCACCATTGAGAGTGTTGTTAGCACTGTTACCTATGATGACGTTATTACCAGCATTTCCAGTGCCGTTGATCGCGGCTGTGCCTGTCAAAGTTAGGTTTTCAATGTTAGGAAGGTTGGCTAGGCTAAAGGTGACACTGGACTCAATTGTATCTGTACCTTCATAGGCACTCTCAATAATGATATCAGTGGTACTATCAACAATGTAAGTATCGTTACCTGCACCACCATAGAGATCGTCATATCCTGCACCACCATTGAGAGTATCGTTACCTTCATCACCAGAGAGCCAGTCATTTCCTGCACCACCATTGAGAGTATCATCTCCTGCACCACCAGCCAAGAGAGCATCATCTCCTTCACCACCATTGAGAGTATCGTTACCTTCACCACCATTGAGCCAGTCAATTCCTTCATCACCATTGAGAGAATCATCTCCTGCACCACCATCGAGCCAGTCATTTTCTGCACCACCATTGAGAGTATCGTTACCCTCATCACCATCGAGCCAGTCATTTCCTACTTCACCATAGAGATTGTCATTTCCTGCACCAGCAAAGAGATTGTCATATCCTGCACCACCAAGAAGAGCGTTGTTAGCACTGTTGCCTATGATGACGTTATTACCAGCATTTCCAGTGCCGTTAATCGCGGCTGTGCCTGTCAAAGTTAGGTTTTCAATGTTAGGAAGGTAGGCTAGGGTAAAGCTGACACTGGACTTAATTGTATCTGTACCTTCATTAGCATTCTCATTAATGGTATCAGTGGTACCATCAAGAATGTAAGTATCGTTACCTGCACCACCATAGAGATTGTCATTTCCTGCACCACCATAGAGATTGTCATTTCCTTCACCACCATAGAGATTGTCAATTCCTTCATCACCATTAAGAGAATCATCTCCTTCACCACCATTGAGATTGTCATTTCCTGCACCACCACGGAGATCG
Above is a window of Nostoc sp. UHCC 0702 DNA encoding:
- a CDS encoding HlyD family efflux transporter periplasmic adaptor subunit; the protein is MTQVNGNRLNDDNGNGKRIKTESSLVPSKNQPANKALVNPNDSIFEQSVVLRQSPIWSRTIMMTLIGLACAGITWACLAKIEQVVPATGQLKPEGTVKDVQAPVSGVVKEIYVKDGQSVKQGDLLLTFESVATVAQLNSLKKIRAALIQENQLYRRLMGASSAIASEAEFLRNKLPSDAAFLLKSRAALVAENELLRTELKNSTTGAGLGVDEQQRLQVSQAELNSRAAAAQLEVEKIKKQFAQTEYKLADTKSGLALQQKILDRLKILSQEGGISQLQYLNQQQQVQTLSAEVAQLIEEKKRLQFDIEKGRQELNNTVAVSGKNILEKIGDNKKRIAEIDSQFMKIVLDNEQNLADVNSKISQAELNFKYQVIYAPVSGTIFDSQAKNPGFVVNSSEKLMQIVPNDKYIGEVFITNKDIGFVRKGMKVDVRISTFPFSEFGDIKGEVLGIASDALPPDQTHNFYRFPAKISLDKQFLDVKGKTITLQSGMEISANIKVREERTVMSLFTELFTKQVESLKEVR
- a CDS encoding peptidase domain-containing ABC transporter: MTYIKNTFQEFVSTLEGFNELPSEVIANLSNQLQAWRYRIGQKIIGKEAIPERVTILFEGQVRLLGFDPQTQIPTTLMLLQPGAIIGEISLLRGVACETAIASNEVVCLTLSTAEYLRLFSSYPAFANTRQNITHVVEVFDILGLQLQKQANAATNLQELTQKALPGAKVHYLNPGKTQFTQLNSDSIWFVSGGGTVTDFPPGSCLELSDGKNVIEVKGTNPARLIGLLPSDLLSIDNSHQLQPVEVIVNDAQPTVIDEVEIPYASDEEVVQSTYSSQGRQKHQNYPFFRGKGELNTTFACFQMVAKHLQMPFRREVVRRILNEQLKRQGNVSFQACAYLAELIGLKAQLIDLPQAAITRIPTPALIRYGDSFAVLYAVDANKVVVAVPSQGIVRCKPAQLLEQLDADEVNFPPQVRVLLLAATKQTPQERFGLRWFLPYLSSHRRVLIEVFIASFFVQLAALANPLVIQLIIDKVIVQNSINTLNVLGILLLVVGIFEAILTTLRTYLFVDTTNRIDMGLGSQIIDHMLRLPLRYFERRPVGELATRINELENIRQFLTGTALTVVLDALFSVVYIIVMVFYSWQLTLVGLGTIPIFIIITLIASPTVSRQLRSKAERNSETQSYLVEVMSGIQTVKAQNIELRSRFSWQERYARYVAAGFKTVVTSTLANSTSSFLNKLSSLLVLWVGAYLVLQGELTLGELIAFRIISGYVTSPILRLAQLWQSFQETALSLERLSDIVDTPQEGEVDRSNIPLPAIVGAVKYENVSFRFAASGPMQLSNVSIDFAAGNFIGIVGQSGSGKSTMMKLLLRLYDVESGRILIDGYDISKVELYSLRRQVGVVPQEPLLFDGTVQENIGLTNPEATTEEIIEAARVAAAHEFIMSLPNGYNTRVGERGAGLSGGQRQRIAIARSVLQRPKLLVLDEATSALDYPTERQVCLNLARAFQGDTVFFITHRLNTVSHADVIVVMDGGRIIEQGSHQELMAAKGHYYYLYQQQEVNL